One Microscilla marina ATCC 23134 DNA window includes the following coding sequences:
- a CDS encoding outer membrane beta-barrel protein: MKKLTLLVVLIFVALNLQAQNNHYAKGRWMLGGNIAFVNATFENTINGVTTSSTQNVFNISPQVGYFITPGFALTLNTDFNFSNVANTVSLQPGVRGYVVKDLFLAGRVGWGQTNVKDSNTEVSNFNWQVGVGYSFFLAPNVALEPGLYYQYTRDTNSVSSSENVSRVINLGLGLRVFL, encoded by the coding sequence ATGAAAAAGTTAACTTTACTAGTCGTCCTCATATTTGTTGCCCTCAACCTACAGGCACAAAATAACCATTATGCTAAAGGCAGGTGGATGTTGGGCGGCAATATTGCTTTCGTAAACGCAACATTCGAAAACACTATCAATGGGGTAACTACTTCAAGCACACAAAATGTGTTTAACATATCACCACAGGTAGGTTATTTTATCACCCCAGGTTTTGCCCTTACACTTAATACCGACTTTAACTTCAGCAATGTAGCCAACACAGTAAGCCTTCAGCCTGGGGTACGGGGTTATGTGGTAAAGGATTTGTTTCTTGCTGGAAGAGTAGGCTGGGGACAAACCAATGTGAAGGATAGCAATACTGAGGTAAGTAATTTTAACTGGCAAGTAGGCGTAGGTTACTCGTTTTTCTTGGCACCTAATGTAGCGCTTGAACCAGGACTATACTACCAGTATACCAGAGACACCAACTCTGTAAGTTCGTCAGAAAATGTTTCTAGGGTAATCAACTTAGGATTAGGATTAAGGGTTTTCTTATAA